CAGCTTGCGCAGCTGTTCCGTGTCGAGCAGATCGCATTTCGTGACGGCCAGCACGTGTTGCTTGTCAATCAACTCAGGATTGTACTGTTCCAGCTCGTTCAGCAGGATATCAAAATCTTTTCTGATGTTTTCCGAAGAAGCCGGAATCATAAACAGCAGTGCAGAGTTTCTTTCGATGTGCCGGAGAAAGCGCAGGCCCAGCCCGCGGCCTTCAGCGGCGCCTTCGATGATGCCCGGAATGTCGGCCAAAACAAATGAACGGTCGTCACGATAAGCGACTATGCCTAAATTTGGCCGGAGGGTGGTAAAAGGGTAATCGGCAATCTCAGGCTTGGCGGCAGAAACCACCGATAGAAGGGTCGATTTTCCTGCATTGGGAAATCCAACAAGTCCAACATCGGCCAGTATCTTCAATTCCAGTATTTTCCAGGCCTCAATACCGGCTTCTCCGGGCTGTGCATAACGGGGGGTTTGGTGCGTAGGTGATTTGAAATGATCATTACCCAGCCCTCCCCGGCCTCCTGGCAGAATGATTACCATTTCACCATCGGCAGTAACCTCAGCCTCCTGTTCCATGGTTTCAGGGTCTTTCACTACCGTGCCCAGCGGCACCTCAATGATGACATCCCTGCCGCTTGCACCGGTTTTTCTGTTATTCCCTCCGTTACCACCATCTCCGGCCTTCAGGTGTTTTGTGTACTTCAGGTGCAGCAGTGTCCATAACTGAGCATTGCCTTTCAGAATAATATGTCCTCCCCGGCCACCATCACCACCGTCGGGTCCTCCGCGCGGATTTCCGCGGGTCCTCAACAGATGGGCTGAACCGGCGCCACCCTTACCCGATCGAAGGTTAAGTTTTACATAATCAACAAAGTTAGAAGAGGGCATAAAGAGGTAAATAAAGAATTAAGGGATGCAAAGCTACAAAAAAAAGCCGGCTTCGCCGGCAGTTTACATAATATTCAATATTACAGCCACTTACCTGAGCATTTTCATGGCAGCTTCCACCTTCTCACTTAAGCGCTCAAATACCAGCTTTTCATCCCCTATGGCATTCAAAGAGGCAAACTTATGTTGTTTGTTGTAGAAATCGGCTACAGGAAGTGTCTTTTCGTTATACTCTTCAAGGCGGTTGATGATCAGTTCGGTGTTCATGTCATAGGAACGGGCCTGGGGGGTTTTCGACCGGGCATTGAGGCGTTTGATGGATTCAATTGTAGAAGCGTTTAATTCAATGCAATAGGATACTGACGAATCCAGGCGCCTTAAGAGCCCATCAAGGATGTATGCCTGTACAATGGTTCTCGGAAAACCTTTGAAAACAAACCCCCTGACGTTATTGTGCTGCCTTATCTCACTTTCAATCAACCGGATAACGATCTCATCGGGCACCAACTCACCCCTGTCCATGATGTCTTTGACTTTGACCCCGATCTCGGAACCGGCTTTAATTTCCCTTCTCAACAGAGATCCTGTGGAGATATAATAAAGGTTGTATTTCTTTGCAAGCAGCCTTCCCTGTGTACCCTTTCCGGAACCAGGTGCACCGGTCAGCACGAGGTTAAACCAGACTTTTTGCAGGGTGTTATCAATGGATTGAACCAGACGGTCAAAAACTTCACTGATCTCACCAACACCCTGAATCGGGATGTATTTATTCCTGTCTTTGTAAAAATCGGCTACCGGTTTGGTTTTATTGTTGTACTCTTCAAGCCTGAACTCGATTACCTCAGCATTATCATCCGTGCGGCCTGAAATTTTGCCCCTTTCAAGCAACCTTGCAATCAGTTCTTCGCGGGGCACTTCCAGGCTGAGCATACATGCCAGGGAGGTGTTCAGCTTGAGCAGCAGGCCTTCGAGGATATAAGCCTGAACCATTGTCCTGGGGAATCCGTCGAACAGTATCCCGTTTTTATCAGCACTGGCAATAATCCGCTTTTCAATAAGCTGAACGATCATTTCATCAGACACCAACTGACCCCGGTCGATGAGTTCTTTGGCTTTCTTTCCAAGTTCACTTCCCTCGGAGATTTCCTGGCGCAACAGGTCGCCCGTGGAAATATAGGCCAGTTTATATTTTTCGACCAGCAGGGCAGACTGAGTTCCTTTTCCTGCGCCCGGAGGGCCAAACAAAGCGATATTAAGCATGATTATTCAGTTGACAGGTAAATAAGGGATCCAATACCAGATAACGGGTGGCTTTCAGAAACAATTTATTCCACAATTTTATAAATATCCGGCAGATTACGTGCAAATCCATCATAATCCAGACCATATCCGACAATAAAATCATTGGGAATTTCCATTCCGATATAGTCGATTTTATAATCTGCCCTGAAAGCGCCGGGCTTAAAGATAAGTGTGGCAATCTTCACATCGGCAGCTTCCTGATTGTGCAGTATTTCAAGCATCCGCTGAATGGTAAGTCCGGTATCAATAATATCTTCAATGATAATCACCGAGCGGCCTTTAACCACCTCGTTGAGCCCGATAAGCTCGCTGACCACCTGGGAGCTGCGCGTTCCGGTGTAAGAAGATAATTTGACAAAAGAGATATTGCTTTCAATATCCACTTTTTTCAACAGGTCGGATGCAAACATAAATGCTCCGTTCAACACAATGAGGAAGATAGGCACCTTTCCTTTCATATCGGAATTGATCTGATCGGCAATCCTGCTCACCGATTGATCGATGGCATCCGCCTTAATGAAAATTCCAAATTCTTTGTCCCGGACTTTAATTTTATTTTTCATTGACGATGAGTTAAGCGGTCAAAAATACGATAATTTAAATAATCAGGAAAGACGTGCGAACCTTTTGATTAAATTATCGTTAAGGCTTGGGTAAACCTCAGGCCGAACCGGGCTTTTGATTATTTTTGCATCAAACAAACCTTTCAACATGGAACCAAGAGTCAGTATAATTATGGGCAGCACATCCGATTTACCGGTGATGAAGGAAGCTGCAGAAATCCTGAATGAATTTCAGATTCCGTTTGAGATCAATGCTTTATCAGCTCACCGCACACCAGATGAGGTAGAAGCCTTTGCGAAATCGGCATACAGCCGCGGTATCAGGGTAATAATAGCCGGTGCGGGCATGG
This sequence is a window from Lentimicrobium saccharophilum. Protein-coding genes within it:
- a CDS encoding adenylate kinase, which encodes MLNIALFGPPGAGKGTQSALLVEKYKLAYISTGDLLRQEISEGSELGKKAKELIDRGQLVSDEMIVQLIEKRIIASADKNGILFDGFPRTMVQAYILEGLLLKLNTSLACMLSLEVPREELIARLLERGKISGRTDDNAEVIEFRLEEYNNKTKPVADFYKDRNKYIPIQGVGEISEVFDRLVQSIDNTLQKVWFNLVLTGAPGSGKGTQGRLLAKKYNLYYISTGSLLRREIKAGSEIGVKVKDIMDRGELVPDEIVIRLIESEIRQHNNVRGFVFKGFPRTIVQAYILDGLLRRLDSSVSYCIELNASTIESIKRLNARSKTPQARSYDMNTELIINRLEEYNEKTLPVADFYNKQHKFASLNAIGDEKLVFERLSEKVEAAMKMLR
- the hpt gene encoding hypoxanthine phosphoribosyltransferase; protein product: MKNKIKVRDKEFGIFIKADAIDQSVSRIADQINSDMKGKVPIFLIVLNGAFMFASDLLKKVDIESNISFVKLSSYTGTRSSQVVSELIGLNEVVKGRSVIIIEDIIDTGLTIQRMLEILHNQEAADVKIATLIFKPGAFRADYKIDYIGMEIPNDFIVGYGLDYDGFARNLPDIYKIVE
- the obgE gene encoding GTPase ObgE, encoding MPSSNFVDYVKLNLRSGKGGAGSAHLLRTRGNPRGGPDGGDGGRGGHIILKGNAQLWTLLHLKYTKHLKAGDGGNGGNNRKTGASGRDVIIEVPLGTVVKDPETMEQEAEVTADGEMVIILPGGRGGLGNDHFKSPTHQTPRYAQPGEAGIEAWKILELKILADVGLVGFPNAGKSTLLSVVSAAKPEIADYPFTTLRPNLGIVAYRDDRSFVLADIPGIIEGAAEGRGLGLRFLRHIERNSALLFMIPASSENIRKDFDILLNELEQYNPELIDKQHVLAVTKCDLLDTEQLRKLKKRKFPEVPVVFISSHTGQGIAELKDEIWKALHQPYF